The genomic region CGCTTGCGGCACTATCTGGCTCGTCTGCATCGTCAGAGCTTCTGTTATTCCAAGTCACAAGAGATGCTGGAAGCCTCTATCTGCTTATTGACCTACTATCTGAGACATTGGAAAGTACTGATTCCTGTCTAAATCATTCGCTCTTTGTGCAACGCCCCTCCTTGAGCCTGCCCCATTCTGAGCATCTAGAAAATGATATCTGGCACGAAATTGCCAAAAAATACCTCCAGGCCATGGGCTTTGATATGAATCAGTATGCGGTAGTACGACATCGCGATCGCGACCACGATCATGCCCATATTGTTGCGAGTCGAGTGCGGCTGGATGGCACAACGGTTTCGGATAGCTGGGACTATCGTCGGAGTGAGGAAGTAATTCGCCAGTTGGAACGGGACTATGGCTTGCGTTCACTCCACTCAAGTCATGAAAAGGACAACCGCAGCCCCACGACTGGAGAGCGCCGGTTACTGGCTCGCACGGGTGAGGAGAGTGTGCGAGTGCAGCTTCAGCGATCGCTTGATCAAGCGACCCAAAATTCTGCCACCTTGCCGCAATTGGTTGAGCAATTGCAGCAGCAGGGAATTCGTGTTCGAGTGAGTTATCATCAGACGGGAGAAATAAAAGGCATTAGCTATGAATCCAACGGGATTGCTTTCAGTGGGACTCATTTAGGAAAAGCCTACACTTTCATCGGCTTGCAGAAATACCGGGGGGTGAATTATGACTCATCCAAAGATGCTGAATTAATCAGAACACTGATAGAACCACCCATCCATTCATCAACCAAAATGAATAGCAGTTCAGGCGCGCTTGTGCACGTGTCAAATATAGAAGAGAACCAACGAAACGAGCACGTAGCCAAGGATTGCCAAAAATCAAAATTGCCAAAACACCCACAACGAGAATTAGAACTTTAGATCGCCAGAGTAGCTAACGCCACCAAGAAAAGTAATTCTTGTGACTTAACTGTAATGTCTGCCAATTTACGACAAATGACGATTCAATTTCTTAGGCACATTGCCTTTGTGCTGGGTGCTAAGATTTGGCTACGGATCTCCTGGGATCTTACTCTAGAACTGATTCCCGATAATTGGAGTAATTGCCATAGGTTCATTGGAATTGACCTTCACGCTCAAGGGTTAAGCGTCTTATAAATCAGTCTGCGAAATTGTCCTACATTTCACCACTTAAGATCCGCCAGTTAAACGCCAATTTAGGAATGCAGTTGCGACTTAAACGTCAACTGCTGAAGTTCCTTTTGATTCCAGTTGCCTAACCTGGCGGCAGCTTCGTAGGTGCTTTGCAAGAACTCTAACAACATCTGATCCGGTGATTCTGCCTCGCGGACAGCGTCATAGGGCAAAATAAATTCACCCAACTCCTTACTGTAAAATGCAGCATCAGGGCGAACCTCAGCCTGCTTAAACCCATCGGGTTCTGGGTACGCATAGGAATAAAACGCTGGGTATGATAACCCGGCTCCGGGCCAAAATCCGGCGCTACTGACTTCCTGGGAATAGGCTTCCTTTGCCACTACATCTGGCAAATTCGGCACCCCTCCCGGATGCTCAGGAGCCGATCGCCCCGAAAAACGAGTCACTGCTAAATCAAAACTCCCCCAGAAAAAATGAACCGGACTAACCTTGCCGGAAAAATGTGAACGAAATTCTCGAAAGACTCGATCGGACTGTAGCAGCACTCGCCAGCATCGATTGGCATAATCTGCATCATAAGCAGCATGGGTTTCATCCTGCTCAAATCGAATCGGATCTGGAACTTCATTCGGTTTGGTGTTAATCGTGATGTGAAGATCTAATTCTCTCAGAGTTTCCATCACAGTCTGATAAAAATCAGCAACAGAGCGAGGGTAGAGGGCGATCGCCCGTCTTGCCCCTTCGCTGGTTTGAATCAGCAGCTCATGATCAATGAAATCGAAGTCGATTTGGAAGATCCGGCTGCCGTAGGGAATCGTGGAAGTGGTCAGTCCCCGAACGGTTAAATAGAGGGGAATATGCCAGGAATGATTAATCCACGGAGTTTTGGCAAATCGGATTTTGCCGATGATTTGCGTCCACATGTGTAGGGTGACATAGGTATCCTGCCATGCGTCCAAGGGTAAACTCGGCCAAATATCCGTTGAGGTCAGAGTAGGCTGATTTGACATCATGGTTTCCTCGCGAGTAGAAAAGGGGCGCGTGATCAATAGTTCTTCTGTTGTTCATCGTCAAAGCACCACAGCCATTGTTCTCCCAATTCGGCTGAAGTGATTACCGCATGTCCACTTTCTTCATAATGACGGCGTGCGTGCTGATTTTTAGACGAGTCGCAGCACAGTATTTTGCCGCAGGTTTGACAAATTCTCAAGTGAACCCAGCGATCGCCAACTCGAAGGCATTCCTCACAGCGGAATACCGGGTAATTGGCTTTTGAAATCATGTTCTCTAGCGTCAGTTCGTCCAGGTGTTGACAAGACATGGAAGATTTCTGTGAATGTGCAAGATATGTACTTGATCAAGTGGGATAAAGCCATGTGCGAAAGAGTTGAGTGAGGCGCGGCATAATCACGTAGGTCAGCAGGGCAACCGTTAGACCTGTAACCAACAAGGTTCTGAGCAATACCGGAAGCCCAGCTAGGAGTGGTACTAGCAAACGATTGAGAATAGATATTGTGAAAAACACTGCCAGCCATGTCACGATCGCCATTTTGTAGCGCGGAGGTGGAGCCTTCATGGGTTTGTTGGGAAGCGTAAACCAAGTTTCCAGACCCGTTAGAGTTTGAATGGTTTCAGGCTTTTCAATTAAGGGCTGCAACCGCTCCAGCCAGTCTTGCCGCACACTGGATTCCAGCCAGGTTTTAAGGTTGTTGTAATGATCAAACTTGACAATTGCCACATATTCAGGATGAGCGGGGTTACAGGGGCGAATCACATTGACCCCTAAATGTCCCTGAAATTGATGAGCAGCCGTCGCAATTCCATGCAACCATTCCTCATATCCTTGCTCACGCCCAGGTCGAATGAAGTGAGAAATGATGGCGGTTACCTGGTGAATTTCTTCATCTGTACCCACGACTAGTGGATCCTGCATTACACATGACCTCAAAAACTCTAGCTGCAAGGAAGTGATGATGGTTAATGAGCGATCGCTGCTTTTAAGGCAGCTTGGGCATTAGCGATCGCCAGATTCCGGGCTTCATCCCCAAGATTAAGGCTATCGGCATAGACGAACTCAATATCCGTTATCCCAATAAACCCGAAAATGTGTTTTAGATAGGGTGTTTGTAAATCATAGGTATGGGTTGGGCTACCTTCGGGGTAGGCTCCTCCCTGCGCTATAATGATCGTCATTTTCTTGTTGTGAACTAGTCCCTTGTAACCTGTTTCATCAACGGAGAATGTACGTCCCGCTCGCACAATCTGGTCAAGATAAGCTTTGAAGTTAGCAGGAATGCTGAAGTTATACATGGGGATACTGAAAACGTAGCGATCGGCTGATAAAAACTCGTCGATCAATTCGTTGGAAACTTGAATTGCAGCGGCTAACTCAGGTGTATGTTGATCGGACGGAGTAAATGCAGCCGCGATCCAGTCTTCGCTCACAAAAGGAACAGGGTCATGCCCAATATCACGGTAAGTGATGGTGTCGTTGGGATGAGTGGTTTTCCACTGGTTAATGAACTCTTTAGAGAGTGTGCGGGAGATGGAGCGATCGCCACGCGGACTCGCATCTAAATGGAGAATGTGGGTCATAGGATAAATCTTAGATTGTGAATGAAGAATGTAGCGGAGACAAATGAGCAACCGCTGGCGATCGCCCCTATTTTATGCACGAAATCATCCAGTGCTGCTGCAATGCCGCAAATGAACTGGATCACTGAGCAATGACAACATTCACTTAGTTACACACGAGTCATGAGGCGTTCGCGATTGGCAGAGCCAGCATTTGATGTTGCTGCATAGCTCGTCATTAGATTTTTGTAGTCAGGACTAAACCCTGCAAGGAGATTACCTAGCCCTTCAATATCGTTACGCCAATCACGGTGCAATTCACCCACAACGCTATACCAATTGACCAACTGAGCGCCAGCACGAGACATCCGATCCCAAGCTGCATCGCGACAGGTTTCATTGAAGGTGCCAGAGGCATCGGTGACAACAAAAACGTCATACCCTGCCTCCAATGCTGAAAGTGTGCAAAAAGTGACACAGACATCCGTGACAATTCCGGCAATAATCAATTGCTTCTTACCAGTTGCTTCTACGGCTTTAATAAATTCCTCGTTGTCCCAAGCATTGATCTGTCCGGGGCGCGGAATGAAGGTAGCATCAGGAAACTTCTCCTTCAGTTCCGGCAGGATGACTCCATTGGGACCGTCCTCAAAGCTAGTGCTCAAAACAGTAGGCAGGTTGAAAAACTTGGCTACACTTGCTAGCGCTAGCACATTATTTTTGAAGTCGGCAGCACCAATATCACGCACAAGCGAGAACAGTCCAGTTTGGTGATCCACTAGTAGAACCGCAGCATTATTCTTATCTAGGCGATTGTACTTGAATGTAGACATTAGGTAATTCTCCTATTTGAGTGATTAGTGAATGAGGAATTGCAGAATGAAATCAAAAGCTAAACATCTCTGCTTGTGCTTTTAAGTGAAACGTCTGTTTACCCTCAAGGGTTGATGACGTAAGCGATCGCGCCATGAACTGAGGCTGCAAGACAACGCCAAATTTCGCCACTTAAGCTCCGCGAGTTAAGCACAGAGTAAAGGCATTCGCGTCGCGTGCCCAAAGGGCATTCGCTTCACTGTGCGATCGCTCCTAATGCTTTCAACGTCGCTGCTTGAGTGTGCGTTAATCCAGTTGCGCCTTGAATATTCATGCCTTCAAGCATGGAACCGTGCAATTCCCTTGCTCGATCAAATTGCATGACTGTTTGCACAAACTCAATATAGGGGGTCGCCTTGAAGCTGTCGCCTATAGCAAGTTGAATTTTTTACAGTGCAAATTGATAGATTAACCATGCCATCGCAGAGTAGAAGGCTGGCTCTAACTTAAGTTAGAATCCGAATTTGATCGAAAGTACATTCGTACAACCGATCGACTATCAATGTCTGAATGCAAAATCCGGTAGCGATGTCCCACACCTCTGATGCGGGCGACCACCTGTTTGCCTCCCGAATGAAGCGGTTGTCACTACGAGCTATTGCCGTGAACCGACGACGACAGACCCTGGCTGCCTTAACGCTTCAGCAATACGGCTCTCGATTCCGAGGCAGCCTGTGGGAGATCTTGAATGTATCTCTGCCTTCCAGGCTATTTCCCATGCCCTTGTCTCACACCAGCCTGATTGGCTACTGAGTTGAGCAATTACAAGTCAGGATATAAAGGATCTACACAAGGAGCTTTATATTCTGAAGTTTGGCAAGCGATATACTTTGGGAAACGGATGACAGTCCTTCATGGGGGAGCGTTCAATGATTACCCTGCCTGGAATTATTATCCACAGCAAAATCTATGAGAGCTTAGCTTCTTTAGTGTATCGGGGCATCAGAGAGCAAGATAACTGTGCAGTGATTGCCAAAGTTCTCAAGCAGGATTATCCCTCTCCTCAGGATTTAACTCGTTATCGGCAGGAATATGAAATCACTCGCTTTCTCAATATTGAAGGCGTAGTCAAGGCATACAGCCAGCAAGACTACCAGCGCACGCTGGTTATTCTTTTGGAAGACTTTGGTGGAGAGTCTTTAGAATGCTGGATGCGGCAACAATTAGACTTCTCTCCCATGCCGCTGTCGGTTTTTTTGAATATGGCGATCGCCATTACGGATACTCTAGGCAAAATCCATGCGGCTCATGTCATCCATAAAGATATTAATCCTGGCAACATTGTCTTTAATCCGAGGACTAGCGTTGTCAAAATCATTGATTTTGGCATTGCCACTCGCTTCAGTCGCACCAATCGCACATTCAAAAGTCTCCATCTTCTAGAAGGAACCCCCGCATACCTGTCGCCAGAGCAAACCGGGCGAATGAACCGGATGCTCGACTATCGCACTGATTTCTACTCACTGGGTGCAACCTTCTACGAACTGTTGACGGGACAATTGCCGTTTCCCACTAACGATCTCCTAGAGCTAGTCCACTGCCACATTGCCAGACCGCCGGCTCCCCCGCATGAATTGAACGCAACGATTCCCCAACCTGTTTCAGATCTTATTTTGAAACTGATGGCAAAGAACGCGGAGGATCGCTATCAAAGTGCTTGGGGCATCAAAGCAGATTTAGAACGCTGTGCGCAGCAACTGGCAGAAGTGGGTTTAATTGAACCTATGCCATTGGGTCTGCAAGATGTTTCTGAACAGTTTTGCATTCCTCAAAAACTGTATGGGCGAGAAGCGAAGATTGAAGCATTATTGGCGGCGTTCGACAGAGTGGCAGGGAATGAGGGAGTAGGGGAATGGAGAAGTGGGGGAGCAGAAGAAGACATTACCCTACTACCGCATCGTGAAATGATGCTGGTCTCCGGTTATGCTGGCATCGGCAAAACAGCATTGGTGCAGGAACTCCATAAACCGCTCACAGCAAACCAAGGCTATTTTATCTCTGGCAAATTTGACCAATTTGGGCGCAACATTCCCTACAGCGCCATTGTGAATGCCCTGCAAAAGTTAGTGCAGCAACTCTTGAGCGAACCGGATGAGCAGGTGGAAGTGTGGCGATCGCGCCTGCTCACTGCTTTGGGCAGCAACGGACAAATCATCATTGATGTCATCCCTGAAGTTGAGTTTATTGTTGGTGAGCAGCCACCCGTGCCCGAAGTTGGAGCAACTGAGGCACAGAATCGCTTCAATCTCACGTTTCAAAGATTTGTGCGGGCGTTTTGTGCAAAAGAGCATCCCCTAGTCATTTTTTTAGACGATTTACAGTGGATTGATTCTGCAACGTTGAAGTTAATCGAACTCATCTTACTTGATGAGCAAATCCAGTATCTGTTTTTGATCGGAGCTTACCGAAATAACGAACTGACTCCAACGCATCCGTTGGTCTTAACGCTAGAGAGCCTGCGAAACCAGGGAGCAGTGCTTCAGGAAATCATCCTGACCCCCTTAACCCTGGAACCGTTGAGTCAACTGATAGCTGAGACATTACATCACAATCCTGATACCGTTCGTTCTTTAGCCCAAGTCGTGTTGCGTAAAACCGAGGGCAACCCTTTCTTTGTTGGTGAATTTTTGAAGCTGCTGCATAGCGAAAACCTGTTGACCTTTGATGCCCAACAGTTGAGTTGGCAGTGGAATTTAACTGAGATTGAAGCTCAAGATATCACCGATAATGTGGTGGAGTTACTGCTGCGTCAGTTGCAGAAATTGCCGGAAGCAACACAGCAAGTTCTCTCCATCGCTGCTTGTGTTGGGTCTGAGTTTGATTTGGAAACGTTGGCGATCGTTTGCGAAAAATCACCGAAAGCAATTTTTCAGGATTTATTAGAAGCAATACAAGCAGGATTAATTCAACCTCTGTCTGAATTGGACGAAGATTTGTTGGTTCAAGAGTATAAGTTTCTGCACGATCGCGTTCAGCAAGCGGCTTATGCCCTAATTGATGAGTCGTGCAAACAAGTGGTTCATCTCCAAATTGGTCGCAATCTCCTCAAAAAAACGTTGCCAGAACAGCTATCAGAGCGGTTGTTTGAAATTGTCGATCATCTTAATCATGGAATTGAGCTTGCCTGTGATCAGGCAGAGCGAGATGAAATTGCCAAACTGAATCTATTGGCAGGTCAGAAAGCAAAAGGAGCGATCGCGTATAGTACGGCAGGAAACTATTTAGCTACAGGGAGACAATGGTTAGAAGACTTTAGCTGGCAAACGAACTATGACTTGACCTTAGAGTTATATGTAGAAGCAACAGAAGTTGCTTACTTGTGTGGTGAGTTTGAACAGGTAGAATACTGGGCAGCGATCGTCCTGCAAGAAGCTAAAACGGTTCTCGACACTGTAAAAGTTTACGAAGTCAAAATTCAGACCGATATTGCACAGAATCAGCCATTAAAAGCAACCAATACAGCATTACAAGTGTTGCCGCAACTAGAAATTAATTTCCCTACAACGCCCAGTCAATCGGATATTCGTCTTGAACTAGATACGATCGCCGCTCTCTTCAATGAGAAAGAGGTTGAGAGCTTGATCGATTTGCCAGAGATGACTGAACCGAGCAAGCTAGCGG from Trichocoleus sp. FACHB-46 harbors:
- a CDS encoding relaxase/mobilization nuclease domain-containing protein, which codes for MQRPSLSLPHSEHLENDIWHEIAKKYLQAMGFDMNQYAVVRHRDRDHDHAHIVASRVRLDGTTVSDSWDYRRSEEVIRQLERDYGLRSLHSSHEKDNRSPTTGERRLLARTGEESVRVQLQRSLDQATQNSATLPQLVEQLQQQGIRVRVSYHQTGEIKGISYESNGIAFSGTHLGKAYTFIGLQKYRGVNYDSSKDAELIRTLIEPPIHSSTKMNSSSGALVHVSNIEENQRNEHVAKDCQKSKLPKHPQRELEL
- a CDS encoding DUF5996 family protein; amino-acid sequence: MMSNQPTLTSTDIWPSLPLDAWQDTYVTLHMWTQIIGKIRFAKTPWINHSWHIPLYLTVRGLTTSTIPYGSRIFQIDFDFIDHELLIQTSEGARRAIALYPRSVADFYQTVMETLRELDLHITINTKPNEVPDPIRFEQDETHAAYDADYANRCWRVLLQSDRVFREFRSHFSGKVSPVHFFWGSFDLAVTRFSGRSAPEHPGGVPNLPDVVAKEAYSQEVSSAGFWPGAGLSYPAFYSYAYPEPDGFKQAEVRPDAAFYSKELGEFILPYDAVREAESPDQMLLEFLQSTYEAAARLGNWNQKELQQLTFKSQLHS
- a CDS encoding UBP-type zinc finger domain-containing protein produces the protein MCQTCGKILCCDSSKNQHARRHYEESGHAVITSAELGEQWLWCFDDEQQKNY
- a CDS encoding antibiotic biosynthesis monooxygenase yields the protein MQDPLVVGTDEEIHQVTAIISHFIRPGREQGYEEWLHGIATAAHQFQGHLGVNVIRPCNPAHPEYVAIVKFDHYNNLKTWLESSVRQDWLERLQPLIEKPETIQTLTGLETWFTLPNKPMKAPPPRYKMAIVTWLAVFFTISILNRLLVPLLAGLPVLLRTLLVTGLTVALLTYVIMPRLTQLFRTWLYPT
- a CDS encoding FMN-dependent NADH-azoreductase, with protein sequence MTHILHLDASPRGDRSISRTLSKEFINQWKTTHPNDTITYRDIGHDPVPFVSEDWIAAAFTPSDQHTPELAAAIQVSNELIDEFLSADRYVFSIPMYNFSIPANFKAYLDQIVRAGRTFSVDETGYKGLVHNKKMTIIIAQGGAYPEGSPTHTYDLQTPYLKHIFGFIGITDIEFVYADSLNLGDEARNLAIANAQAALKAAIAH
- the ycaC gene encoding isochorismate family cysteine hydrolase YcaC → MSTFKYNRLDKNNAAVLLVDHQTGLFSLVRDIGAADFKNNVLALASVAKFFNLPTVLSTSFEDGPNGVILPELKEKFPDATFIPRPGQINAWDNEEFIKAVEATGKKQLIIAGIVTDVCVTFCTLSALEAGYDVFVVTDASGTFNETCRDAAWDRMSRAGAQLVNWYSVVGELHRDWRNDIEGLGNLLAGFSPDYKNLMTSYAATSNAGSANRERLMTRV